TGGTTGGATATTGACGTTTAAATACGATCAAAAGGAGGTGAATATTAGAAACTTATACCTCTTCCATCTCCCTGAGGATTACATCCCTCTCCCTCTCAATGCGCTTCTCATCAAAACACGAGTTCTGAAGTATGTCTGCAAGGATTTCCAGCGCTTTGGGCACATCCTTATCCAACACCGTGGCGTAGTCGGTGGTCTGCTCCCTCGATGTGTAAGCATTCAGATGCCCGCCCATGTTCTCAATCTCTTCCTCCAGCTGTCGCACTGTCCGCGATTCGGTGCCCTTGAAGATCATGTGCTCCAAGAAGTGCGCGGTCCCGTTGGTTCATCGGTCTCGAAGCGGCTACCGGCGTCGATTCACACGCCGACCGTGGCGGTGCGGGAGTCACGAGTAGAGTCGGTGGCGATGCGGAGCCCATTGGGGAGGATGGTGACGCGGGTCTCCGGGACGGCCAGGATGGGGGTATGGTCGGCAAGGGTGGGGTGGGGGGAGGCGTAGCGGAGGAAGCGGGGGTCGGGGTCATCGAGGCGCTTGATCTTGGTTCGGACGGCCTCGGCGAGGCGATCGTAGAGCATCACGGGGGGTTTGGCCAGGGAGGGAGCGTCGGCGGTGGGGTTTGCGAGCGCGGCAACTGCAGAGGTGGAGGCAAATCGGCCGGAGAGGAGGAGGGGGCGGCGAGAGACGGTGAGAAGCTTGCGCAGCTCCATTGCTAGGGATTGGGTTTGGGAGGGAGACGGGGAGTGTGGAGAGGGAGGCGGGTCGAATCGTCAAATGTTGTGAGGGAGAAAGGGGAATTAGTTCTGCCGACATGACTCAGCCGGAACCCACGGTTACACCAGGCAGGAAAGGTGGACCCCGCTATAATTAATGTCTTGAGGTGGCTGGGTGCACTTCGTTCCCAGTGAGCGTGCGAAATTGCAGAGGTAATGGCAAACTTTCGTCACTGAATCACCCAGGAGTTTTGTCAAGGGTGATGTGGTTAGTCTTAACACTCGAGACAGAAGGGACCCATGTGCCACTGACTTCATGCGTTGCCGGAAACCTGAAGGGGTTACAGGAAACCCTTCTTGGGTACATGTTGACTTCCTGTCCTCCCCGACCCTTTGTCCAGTCCGCCACAGCCCCCATCTCCATCGTCTCTCAGTCCAGATGCCTTCGCACCACCACCGAGAAACTAATCGATGCTGCTGCGGCTGTTCAATCCACTCTTCACCACCACCCCATCTGACCACATCTGATCAAGTCCTCCAAGCCCTGGCCAGCCACCTGCTCCTCCAATACCAGAAACCTCCCACTGTTTCCGACCGTCACTGCCTTAAGCCCCAGCAACACCCACCACTACTGCATTCCTTCTTCCAAATTCATCAACTCGGTGATGATCATcttcctcctgctcctcctcATTATCATCGTcatgaacagcagcagcagcagcggttcTATCAGTATCAAGCTCAACCTCTTATCGATTCCCTCCTCCGCCGCGTCGCCGCCCTCGAATCCTCTTTCCCCCATCTCTCTCCCACTTCGTCTCCTTCGCCGCCTGTAGATCCGCGCTCTCAGACGAGACCCACGTCGATCCCAGATACCTCACCGAGAAAGCCATGGATCTTCTCCTTCGACTGGATGTCATCCATGTGAGTTTGAGGAAAGCTAACTCCTTTCCTGGATTTCTCTTTGCTTGTTGCTTCGTTAATGGCATTTTTCGTGGGTTTTCTTGGCTTGCAGAGCGGCGACCCGATGGTTCGGGAAGGGAAGCGGTCGATCAGCAGAGAACTGGTCCGCACGTTGGATTTCATCGATAAGTGGGTAGTCAAAGAGCACCAGCTGTCTCTGGACGCGATCGAGATCACTGGGAATTGCGGAATCGAAAGAGATTCTGTGGAGGACATGAGAAGAGAAATTGTAGGAACTGAGGAAGTAACGAACCTTgccaaaaggaggaaaacaagga
The DNA window shown above is from Musa acuminata AAA Group cultivar baxijiao chromosome BXJ2-4, Cavendish_Baxijiao_AAA, whole genome shotgun sequence and carries:
- the LOC135611153 gene encoding probable mitochondrial-processing peptidase subunit beta, mitochondrial; this encodes MELRKLLTVSRRPLLLSGRFASTSAVAALANPTADAPSLAKPPVMLYDRLAEAVRTKIKRLDDPDPRFLRYASPHPTLADHTPILAVPETRVTILPNGLRIATDSTRDSRTATVGV